A part of Drosophila bipectinata strain 14024-0381.07 chromosome 3L, DbipHiC1v2, whole genome shotgun sequence genomic DNA contains:
- the wac gene encoding augmin complex subunit wac isoform X1, translating into MIFLDNLKIQEEIKALKELGQHLEQQMQLASVELGDFSDDDLGLLDKCAHLYAHLHIHDFNLNYLRDFYFARKKERIENQQIKVQQKIELQKVKDAIDEAAKEVAVLERFKSEAEKRLIPESIFQQKHNQQQATKQGLLERQKAWKTPKEFNMDALIDKVESLERR; encoded by the exons ATGATTTTCTTAGATAATCTAAAGATTCAGGAGGAAATCAAGGCGCTTAAGGAGCTGGGACAGCACTTGGAGCAGCAGATGCAGTTGGCCAGCGTCGAACTGGGAGATTTCTCGGACGACGACTTGGGACTCCTTGACAAATGTGCTCACCTTTACGCACATCTACACATCCATGACTTTAACTTGAACTATTTGCGGGATTTCTACTTTGCGCGGAAAAAGGAGCGAATTGAAAACCAGCAGATTAAAgtgcaacaaaaaatagaacTCCAAAAGGTAAAGGATGCCATTGACGAGGCCGCTAAGGAGGTGGCAGTTCTGGAGCG ATTTAAATCTGAGGCGGAAAAACGTCTGATTCCTGAAAGCATTTTCCAGCAGAAGCACAACCAGCAACAAGCTACCAAACAAGGCCTACTGGAAAGACAGAAAGCCTGGAAGACACCCAAGGAGTTTAATATGGACGCCCTCATTGACAAAGTGGAATCTCTGGAGCGACGCtag
- the wac gene encoding augmin complex subunit wac isoform X2: MHNLKIQEEIKALKELGQHLEQQMQLASVELGDFSDDDLGLLDKCAHLYAHLHIHDFNLNYLRDFYFARKKERIENQQIKVQQKIELQKVKDAIDEAAKEVAVLERFKSEAEKRLIPESIFQQKHNQQQATKQGLLERQKAWKTPKEFNMDALIDKVESLERR; the protein is encoded by the exons ATGC ATAATCTAAAGATTCAGGAGGAAATCAAGGCGCTTAAGGAGCTGGGACAGCACTTGGAGCAGCAGATGCAGTTGGCCAGCGTCGAACTGGGAGATTTCTCGGACGACGACTTGGGACTCCTTGACAAATGTGCTCACCTTTACGCACATCTACACATCCATGACTTTAACTTGAACTATTTGCGGGATTTCTACTTTGCGCGGAAAAAGGAGCGAATTGAAAACCAGCAGATTAAAgtgcaacaaaaaatagaacTCCAAAAGGTAAAGGATGCCATTGACGAGGCCGCTAAGGAGGTGGCAGTTCTGGAGCG ATTTAAATCTGAGGCGGAAAAACGTCTGATTCCTGAAAGCATTTTCCAGCAGAAGCACAACCAGCAACAAGCTACCAAACAAGGCCTACTGGAAAGACAGAAAGCCTGGAAGACACCCAAGGAGTTTAATATGGACGCCCTCATTGACAAAGTGGAATCTCTGGAGCGACGCtag